Proteins encoded together in one Eriocheir sinensis breed Jianghai 21 chromosome 41, ASM2467909v1, whole genome shotgun sequence window:
- the LOC127009746 gene encoding pancreatic triacylglycerol lipase-like, protein MLLSVLVAVQVVAGARADDVNFLLWTRSNPGDLQFHTLLLGDADNLAAAPLTPSDPTALLIHGYTSSGFTGWSRTAKTELLSYSPYNVISVDWESLAEGPWYPGAVQNTQVVGERTARLLEWLQEEAGLDTTLVQVTGHSLGAHVSGAIGQHLQGFRLQYITGLDPAGPLFHNVTSDFRLDASDAEFVQVIHTDACSIIEGRRQTGIVCVQS, encoded by the exons ATGCTCCTCTCTGTCTTAG TCGCCGTCCAGGTGGTGGCCGGCGCCAGGGCAGACGACGTGAACTTCCTGCTGTGGACCAG GAGTAACCCCGGCGACTTGCAGTTCCACACGCTGCTGCTCGGGGACGCCGACAACCTGGCCGCCGCGCCCCTCACGCCCTCCGACCCCACGGCGCTGCTCATCCACGGCTACACCTCCAGCGGCTTCACCGGATGGTCCCGCACGGCCAAGacag AGCTGCTGAGTTACAGCCCCTACAACGTCATCTCCGTGGACTGGGAGAGCCTTGCCGAGGGGCCCTGGTACCCCGGGGCCGTGCAGAACACTCAGGTG GTCGGGGAGCGCACGGCCCGCCTGCTGGAATGGCtgcaggaggaggcggggctggACACGACGCTGGTACAGGTAACAGGTCACTCCCTTGGGGCTCATGTGTCCGGGGCCATTGGTCAGCACCTTCAAGGCTTCCGCCTCCAATATATCACGG GTCTGGACCCCGCGGGACCGCTCTTCCACAACGTCACCTCGGACTTCCGCCTCGACGCGTCCGATGCTGAGTTCGTGCAAGTGATCCACACCGACGCCTGCTCCATCATCGAG GGCCGGAGACAAACCGGCATTGTGTGTGTACAGTCTTAA